The Pseudomonadota bacterium genome contains the following window.
TGCGGGGCAGATTCTCGTCTTCCGCAGGCCCTTCCTGCGCCCCGGCGGGAAGGGGCACGGCGGGCGTGGAAGCCGTGTCTCGTGAGGCGCTCCCGACACACGCCATCCCCCAGGCCAGACCGTGCGACCGCAGCGCTCCTCGCCGCGCTGCTGTGGCTCTCCCAACCAGCATGGGTCCAGGCCGCTCCGGCGCAGCCGAGCCCTCCCCCTGCGCGGGCCACCTCTCCCGTAGAGCAGCTGGTGGGCCTGCACCCCATTCTGGGCGTTCAGATCGACACGCAGGCGCAGACCACGGGGCTGCTCGTCGACGCGGTGATGCCCGGCAGCATCGCAAGCCGACTTGGCCTGACCCCAGGCGACATCCTGGTAGAGATCAACGCCACCCCCCTGGAGTCTTCGTCATCTCTGCACGAGCGGCTGAGCACGATGCGCAAGGGCGACAGGCTGACGCTCACCTGGCGCCACGGCAGCGACACCCGGTCGAAGAGCGATGATCTGCGCGAGGTTCCCGCCCTCCCCACGTACACGCTCGTGGAGGGCAGCGGCATCCCAGGCATCATCCAGATCGGCGACACCCGAGAATCGCTCGAGAAGGCGCTCGGACCTGCGGTCGGAGAGAAGCCGGGCGATGGCATCGTCTATCTTGCCTGGCCGTTCCACGGGATCGTGGTCGCCCTGGTCGAGCTCGGAGGCAAGCTGCGCGTGACGCAGTTCAGCATCGAGTACCCCCTGGTGTGCCGGACCGCGCGCGGACTCGTCACGGGCGCGACGCGCGCAGACATGGAGAAGGTGTACCACGGCGAGACAATCGACACCCAGGTGACGGGAAACGGCTTCAGCATCGACACCCTTCCCGCCCTGGGCATCCAGTTCCGAGGCGTCAACGGCCGCATCACGCGCGTGTCGATCATTCCCAAGCCCGCCCCACGCCCCGCCGCGTCCCCCCGCTGAGACATACCCAGGAAACCTGGGGCCCGCCTGCGAACCCGTACGAAGAGCATCCCCGCGGCGCGCGCTCGAGCGCGCCACGACGCGCAACCCGCCCAGCGACATACGAGAGGAACCGAGACGTGATCTGGTCAGCGATGTACGAGAGGCTCGCCTCCGCATTGTCCAGCCTCACCTCCAAGGCTGACTTTGCCGAGAGACGAAGTCACTACCGGGTCCCCTGCCGCAGAAGCGTGAACATGATCAACCAGGCCAAAGCCGTGGGCGGCCACATGATCAACCTGAGTCCGAACGGCATGAAGGTCCGTTCCGCAGATCGTCTCCCCAGGGGCCGCGAGATGCGCATCGTGGTCTCGGGCAACAAGGCCGCAAACGCCCGATTCGTGGCCTCCATCGATCTCATCTGCCGGGTGGTCTGGTCGAAGTACTCGTCTGTGCACCAGGCCTATGACTCCGGGCTCGCCTACCTC
Protein-coding sequences here:
- a CDS encoding PDZ domain-containing protein codes for the protein MWSLSTCSGAACGADSRLPQALPAPRREGARRAWKPCLVRRSRHTPSPRPDRATAALLAALLWLSQPAWVQAAPAQPSPPPARATSPVEQLVGLHPILGVQIDTQAQTTGLLVDAVMPGSIASRLGLTPGDILVEINATPLESSSSLHERLSTMRKGDRLTLTWRHGSDTRSKSDDLREVPALPTYTLVEGSGIPGIIQIGDTRESLEKALGPAVGEKPGDGIVYLAWPFHGIVVALVELGGKLRVTQFSIEYPLVCRTARGLVTGATRADMEKVYHGETIDTQVTGNGFSIDTLPALGIQFRGVNGRITRVSIIPKPAPRPAASPR